From Candidatus Poribacteria bacterium:
GCAGGTTGAACGGCCGAACTCAGGAGATACAGAGGTTGATCGGTAGATCGCTCCGGGCGGTCGTCGATCTGAAGCAGTTGGGCGAAAGGACCATTTGGATCGATTGTGATGTCATCCAGGCTGACGGGGGAACGAGAACTGCGGCCATAACCGGTGGGTTTGTGGCTCTATGGGATGCGTGTGATAAGCTCAGGAAGGACGGCGTTATACATGAATTGCCTATAACGGACTTCCTGGCCGCCATCAGCGTCGGGATTATAGAGGGGCAGAACATGCTCGATCTATGCTACGAGGAGGACTCCCGAGCCGAGGTGGATATGAACGTGGTGATGACCGGACGAGGCAAATTCGTTGAGATACAGGGCACGGCGGAGTCAACCCCCTTTTCAAAGGAGAGTCTGGACGAGCTTTTAGGGCTCGCCTGGAAAGGGATCTCCAGCTTGATCACCCTACAGCAGAAGATGTTGATGAACAACCTCGATGAGATTAGCAGTAGCGACGCGTAACAAAGGGAAAGTTGAGGAGATCAGGGAGATCCTCTCAGACCTTCCCATCGAAATTTATTGGCTCGAGGATTTCCCCGATGCCCCCCGGATAGAGGAGGATGGAGATACGTTTGAGGAGAACGCCTCTAAAAAGGCCTCCGTTATAGCAGGATATCTGGGAATGCCGACGATCGCCGACGATTCAGGGTTGTTGGTGGAGGCCCTTAACGGCGAACCGGGGGTCAGATCGGCGAGGTTCGCAGGTGAAGGCGCTTCGGATTCCGATCGAAACGCTAAACTTCTCTCCTTGCTCCGTGGAGTTCCCCGTGAGAGGAGAAAGGCGAAGTTCGTATGCGTCCTCGTTCTGGCATTCCCTGATGGACGAGAGGTATCATTCAGAGGGGAATGCGAAGGATATATAACCGACCCCCCTAGAGGGGAGCATGGCTTCGGGTATGATCCCGTCTTCCTTGTGCCCGAATACGGGAGGACGTTTGCCGAACTCGGCCCAGAGGTGAAAAATAGGATAAGCCATAGGGCTAAGGCGCTGCGTAAGCTGAAGAAGTTCCTCGAGGAGGAGTTGAGCGATGAAGGTCTTAAGGACTTACAGGGAGATAAACGAGAAAATACGTAAGGGACAGGTGGTCGTGGTGACCGCCGAGGAGATCATAGATATCGTCGAGGAGAAGGGGATCGAAGGGGCAGCTGAGGAGGTCGACGTCGTGACGACAGGGACTTTTAGTCCCATGTGTTCCAGCGGAGCTTTTCTCAACTTTGGCCACCCTAAACCCAAGATAAAGATGCATAGGGTTTGGCTTAACGACGTCCCCTGTCATGCCGGGCTGGCAGCGGTGGACGTTTACATCGGAGCCACTGAGCTGGCCGAGAGTGACCCGCTCAACTCCGTTTATCCCGGTGAATTCCGATACGGCGGCGGTCACGTCATAGAGGATCTGATAGCCGGCAGGGATGTCAAACTCGTCGCCATGGGATATGGCACCGATTGTTATCCCCGAAGGAGGCTGGAGACCTGGATAAACATCAAGGATCTCAACCAGGCTATACTGGTCAATCCGAGGAACTGCTACCAGAACTATAACGTCGCTGTGAACCTCTCCAATAGGACCATTTACACCTACATGGGGGTTTTAAAACCCAGAATGGGCAATGCGACCTACTCCTCGGCGGGGCAGCTCAGCCCCCTGCTGAACGATCCCTTTTACAAGACCATCGGCATCGGCACCAGGATATTTCTGGGTGGCGCTAAAGGATATATCTTTTGGTATGGGACACAGCATAGTCCCGCTACACCGAGAAATGAAAAGGGGATACCGCTTGGAGGGGCCGGAACCCTGGCGGTGGTCGGCGATATGAAAGAGATGAGCACGCGATGGATAAGAGGAGCCTCCATTTTGGGGTATGGCGCCAGCCTCGCCGTCGGCATAGGTATACCGATACCGATCCTCAACGAGGAGATCGCCCGTTTTGTCTCGATCAAGGATGAGGAGATCCTCGCACCGATCGTCGATTATAGCGACGATTATCCCAACTGCAGGGATAAAGTTCTGGGCTATGTGGATTACAAATCCCTTAAAAGCGGTAGAATAAACATCGATGGCAAGGAGGTCCCGACGGCCTCCCTCTCCAGCTATCCCAAAGCCCGCGAGATAGCGGAGACACTGAAGGAGTGGATAAGAAAGGGCGAGTTTTTGCTCTCGGAGCCCGTTCAACCTCTGCCATCGGCCGACTCGGGTATGGCAGCGAAACCCCTGGTTATAAGACCCGTTCTCACGGAGGATAAGGAGGATGAAATCGAAAACCGTCAGGAATAAGGTCGTCCTTCATTTCCCCAAAGACCTGATAGATCAACCTATAATCTACAGGCTCGCCAAGGAATATGACCTCATGTTCAACATCCTTCAGGCGAGGATCACCCCTCGCGAGGAGGGTGTTCTGGTTATAGAACTCGGTGGGACACGGGAGAACTACCGGTCGGGGATAGAGTATCTCAAAAGGCATGGCGTTCAGGTTCAGCCGCTGAGCGCCGATGTAAGCTGGAATGAGGAGAGATGCGTCCATTGCGGTCTATGCCTCGCCGTCTGTCCGACGGGAGCGCTTCACATACCGGATAGAAAGACGATGAAGATCCAGTTTGACGTCTCAAAATGCACGGGATGCAGGCTCTGCGTTCCCGTCTGTCCGCAGAAGGCGATGGACGTGACGTGGTGATCGAAGCCTCATTATCGGGGCGAAAAACTCTCTATCAGGAGGGGGTAAATGGGAGTAGAGATGAAATTTGACTTCAGAGATGTGTTTCGGGCCGGCAGGATAGGGTTTAGTGCCAAGAAGATCTTCACCCACTTCTTCGGCATAGCCCTCGCCTACATCATCTACGAGCTGATATTCTACGTGACTCTGGCGATCGCTGACCCTGGTTCGGTGGGTGATTTCTGGGCGAAGTTCGGACTCGGCATCGTGTGGCCCTGGTCGGATACCGGAGTCCTGATACCGCCGCTGGCGACTAAGATAGGCATGTGGATCGGGCTAGTGGTGGCCTTTGTCATATTCTTCACCACCAGTTTGATGGTCTCAAAGATCACGATCGAGCAGCTCAGAGGAGATGAGTTCTACTCGATGAAAGACGCGGCGAAATTCGCCAAGGAAAAATGGACGACGTTGTTCCTGGCTTTCATCTCCGTGATACTGATCATCATCTTCTGTATGCTCTGGCCGTTAGGTGCTGCGTTGCTGGCGCTTATACCCAAAGGTGTGGGCGACTTCTTCCTGATGCTGGCGACCTTCCTCTTCATACCGGCCTTTTTCCTGGGATTGGCTATGGCCTATAGCGTTGTAGTTGTCGCCGTCTCGCTCTTCTTCGCCCCATCCATCACCGCCGTCGAAGGGGCCGATTCGTTCGAGGTGATCTATCAGGAATACAGGCTGCTTTGGGGGCAGCCCTGGAGGATGCTCATATATGAGATACTGCTCTTCATAACCAAAGCGATATGCGGCGGGATATACGCCGTTATGAGCGGTGCCGGATTAGGATTGGTGCTCTTCCTGCCCGCGCTGATCGTTCACGACAAATACGCCACCGTTATGTCGAGGACCTTCAGCTGGCTCGGCATGAGCGACGGGCCAATCGCAAAAGCGCTCAACCTCACCCAACCTACAGGTGGTTCCGTGATGCTTAACTGGATCGGAGCGATCCTAACCACCATAACTCTGCTTTTTGTAATCGGGATGATCGTCTCATACGTTGCTTCAATGGCGTCCGTCGGAAACACTATGATATACGTTATCCTTCGCAAACGGCATGACGATGAAAACCTCCTCGAAAAGGAGGAAGAGGAGGAAGAGGAAGAGATACCCGGCTTGAAGCCGGAGGAAGAGGAGAAAAAGGAAGAGAAGGAGGAAAAACCTGAAGAGGAAAAGGAAAAGGAGGAGAAAACCGAAGAGGAGGAAGGGGAAAAGGAGGGTGAAGGATAATTTTCGGTGTTTTCCAAAGCGTTAGCGCGTTGAACGTTGAAACGTTCAACGTGCTAACGTCAAAGAGCTGGAACCGCGGAGAGACAAAGAACGAAGGGATCCCGCGGAGAAAAATCCTAAAGACGAAAGGGATGATCATGGTATGATAGGGAGGTTGTTGGATAAGATAATAGGTTCGAAAAACGACAGGGTGCTTAAGAAGCTCTGGCCGATCGTAGAGAAGGTCAACAGCTTCGAGCCACAGGTTAAAAAGCTCACCAACGATGAGCTCAGGAAAAAAACGGATGAGTTCAGGGAGAGGCTGAAGCGAGGG
This genomic window contains:
- a CDS encoding 4Fe-4S binding protein, whose protein sequence is MKSKTVRNKVVLHFPKDLIDQPIIYRLAKEYDLMFNILQARITPREEGVLVIELGGTRENYRSGIEYLKRHGVQVQPLSADVSWNEERCVHCGLCLAVCPTGALHIPDRKTMKIQFDVSKCTGCRLCVPVCPQKAMDVTW
- a CDS encoding homocysteine biosynthesis protein, coding for MKVLRTYREINEKIRKGQVVVVTAEEIIDIVEEKGIEGAAEEVDVVTTGTFSPMCSSGAFLNFGHPKPKIKMHRVWLNDVPCHAGLAAVDVYIGATELAESDPLNSVYPGEFRYGGGHVIEDLIAGRDVKLVAMGYGTDCYPRRRLETWINIKDLNQAILVNPRNCYQNYNVAVNLSNRTIYTYMGVLKPRMGNATYSSAGQLSPLLNDPFYKTIGIGTRIFLGGAKGYIFWYGTQHSPATPRNEKGIPLGGAGTLAVVGDMKEMSTRWIRGASILGYGASLAVGIGIPIPILNEEIARFVSIKDEEILAPIVDYSDDYPNCRDKVLGYVDYKSLKSGRINIDGKEVPTASLSSYPKAREIAETLKEWIRKGEFLLSEPVQPLPSADSGMAAKPLVIRPVLTEDKEDEIENRQE
- the rph gene encoding ribonuclease PH, with amino-acid sequence MARIDGRAPDEMRPVHIIRGYIKHAEGSALISFGDTKVICTASVDERPPRFMEEQDLRGMGWVTAEYSMLPRATHTRHIRESARGRLNGRTQEIQRLIGRSLRAVVDLKQLGERTIWIDCDVIQADGGTRTAAITGGFVALWDACDKLRKDGVIHELPITDFLAAISVGIIEGQNMLDLCYEEDSRAEVDMNVVMTGRGKFVEIQGTAESTPFSKESLDELLGLAWKGISSLITLQQKMLMNNLDEISSSDA
- a CDS encoding XTP/dITP diphosphatase, whose protein sequence is MRLAVATRNKGKVEEIREILSDLPIEIYWLEDFPDAPRIEEDGDTFEENASKKASVIAGYLGMPTIADDSGLLVEALNGEPGVRSARFAGEGASDSDRNAKLLSLLRGVPRERRKAKFVCVLVLAFPDGREVSFRGECEGYITDPPRGEHGFGYDPVFLVPEYGRTFAELGPEVKNRISHRAKALRKLKKFLEEELSDEGLKDLQGDKRENT